In the genome of Pangasianodon hypophthalmus isolate fPanHyp1 chromosome 24, fPanHyp1.pri, whole genome shotgun sequence, the window TTATGCTTTCTAAAATCGCCAATCTTAACCCACAaccaaataattattttatgatgtgtgatttttgtctgagACAGCAAAATTGTACAGtgcaaattcaaataaaagGAGCTTCCTTCAGTAGCCATTAGTATGACTGCatgatacacaaaattcaaTGTTCTCTTATTCACCTTTGGCACTTAATGCAAAAAAACTCCCGTAAAAAATATTTCTCCTCTGATGAACTTTGAGAACACCATGACTGGCGAACTGATGGACTAAAATGACTGACTGATTAGACTCAAGTCATTTTCTCTCGTCAAGGAAAGTTCTAAAGTGCACCTGCACCATAAAAAATGGACTGCAAAGACATATAAACTGTCAGTAGCCATTAATATGAGCATTAGCAGCGGGGGCTCCATATGCGCTAACGTGGTCTGCGTGTAACCGCAGTAGCATGGATAGAGAATGATCCGAGCACTCGTCCACCTCCTGGAGCTCACGTCCTACGTCAGAGAACAGCTTATAGAAGTCTGTGTCATTTAAGGTGGCAGACAGACAATAAGTCGAAGACATTCCCGGCTCTAGATGGAGGAGAGGGCTACTAATCGTCTCTTTAGAAGACATTCCTAAGTCAATCCTGTTGTGCAAAAGAACAGCAGcattaaataaagctgaaagccCTCCAGTAACGGCGACAACTTctacttcattttcttcttcgTTGTCTTCTGTATCATCATGAGAAGCATCGTTTTCATTGAGTCTCAGAACCAGTGGAATGTTGAAGTAAGGGAAGTTTGAGATGTTTGCGCTGAAGCTGTTAAGGAGAATACCACTGGACGGCAAAAATCGCCCGGATCCCCACGTACTGTTGAGTGAGGCTGACATAATGACAAAATTACCATATTTATCCAGCACAGCAATGTGACTGTTTTGAGTATTAAGAGAAAATGTGTCTATGAGGCCTGGGTACTCGGCTAAGGCTGAATCATTCCGAACTTGAATCAAGTTTAAGAGAGCACTGTAGGCGGCAGAGGTCCTGTTAAAATCTGCACCATTCCGAAAGGAGAGGCTTTGCTGCCTGACTTGCTCTAATATATTAGATAGCATCTGCCCTGAGAAAGGCAAACCAGCTGAAAGGACAGAATATTTCTCTCCCTCGATGATAAGAGAGTCATTGATTTCTCCATGGCTGTGCTGAATGGCGGCTAAGAAGGCTGGCCTCTCGCTCAGGGAGAGGTCTTTGGACAATTTCACGGCCAGCGTTTCTAGGAAATTGTTCTCATTCAGGCTAGCGCTCTGCAAAAGCTCTGACAGATTCTGATTTTTGACGATCGCTCCCACCGATTTCATGCGGCCACTCTCATCACAGAACAGATCAC includes:
- the si:ch73-337l15.2 gene encoding glutathione hydrolase 6, whose protein sequence is MVQGDVRYTKLATDIHDEIESERVNEDSDEEQVTVYLKLPADRLQGKAEKRLTCFRLSVALVLLGIILVFVLLQWYKWWPDAEGFHNAGTNITNISKEHDDHHHHTTMDEDDEDEDGEDPHHHEHTALYHHAVVLTASANCSSIGKTLLQEGGNVVDAAIASLLCLGVVHPHTAGVGGIFSAVLYNNTSGSLKTIRSTAPQMSSTTFGVPSILQGIQELHSQWGRSEWSRLFKEAITLAQEGFLIDDVLGRALESYKEEIPVSKLCDLFCDESGRMKSVGAIVKNQNLSELLQSASLNENNFLETLAVKLSKDLSLSERPAFLAAIQHSHGEINDSLIIEGEKYSVLSAGLPFSGQMLSNILEQVRQQSLSFRNGADFNRTSAAYSALLNLIQVRNDSALAEYPGLIDTFSLNTQNSHIAVLDKYGNFVIMSASLNSTWGSGRFLPSSGILLNSFSANISNFPYFNIPLVLRLNENDASHDDTEDNEEENEVEVVAVTGGLSALFNAAVLLHNRIDLGMSSKETISSPLLHLEPGMSSTYCLSATLNDTDFYKLFSDVGRELQEVDECSDHSLSMLLRLHADHVSAYGAPAANAHINGY